The following coding sequences are from one Paenibacillus tundrae window:
- a CDS encoding sensor histidine kinase yields MSYRTNLFSKMVILILIMLIPVVLLYWYSNHKTTAVLRDELNRSNSNQLEFFQNQVNTHIELLSSWPNLLIHDPDIASFRRIFADSSYFDLDTINLVKRIQNKLSIQESSSNWETKLYLYSPSLGRVVSERDARSYDKLSLQNSISSGWDVRRIAGVAGEDDRFMFSWITVSPYGISDPAVNAETIIKLEFDSSNIRDMLDKFKDDGRHDPFYYREDAGVIYNRTSDRTLTGQLINQLSIHQLKDVDNRTVVIDGEPYMVNTVKSSTTGWYLVDYMPLSAILKPIHQSNLLFYSSMLCLFLMSFLAAYMLYVQVQVPVKQLIRGFQRLKQEDYSVRIQPKGRNEFSFLSERFNSMVDQIQQLFEHVYLERIHVREARLKQLQSQINPHFFYNCFSFITSMAKLKRVDAVVAMSHNLSRYYRYTTRQERDVVPLTEEIEFVNCYLEIQKMRMDRIHYTIDLSEDILLQEVPPLIVQPLVENAVIHGIEASAEAGEIKITGECRDGMMILQVEDDGQGMNAEGREALLLKLRGTMDQEMGCGLWNVNQRLQLRYGEKAGLHIEESQLGGLQVTLRWSVGAEKIPALQAPMD; encoded by the coding sequence ATGTCATATCGGACAAACCTATTTTCCAAGATGGTTATTTTGATTTTAATTATGTTAATTCCTGTCGTATTGCTCTATTGGTATTCCAATCACAAAACAACAGCTGTGCTTCGGGATGAGCTCAATCGCTCAAACAGCAATCAGCTTGAGTTCTTTCAGAATCAGGTGAACACACATATTGAATTGTTATCATCTTGGCCGAATCTGCTCATTCATGATCCCGATATAGCTAGCTTTCGACGGATCTTTGCAGATAGCTCGTATTTTGATCTGGATACCATCAATCTGGTAAAACGAATCCAGAATAAGTTAAGCATTCAGGAGAGCTCCTCTAACTGGGAGACAAAATTGTACTTATACTCACCTTCCTTGGGCAGGGTTGTATCTGAACGTGACGCCCGCTCATATGACAAGCTGTCCTTACAGAATTCAATCTCTTCAGGCTGGGACGTACGCCGAATTGCTGGTGTAGCAGGAGAGGACGATCGCTTCATGTTCAGCTGGATTACGGTATCGCCCTATGGGATTAGTGACCCGGCAGTGAATGCCGAAACGATCATTAAACTGGAGTTTGATAGCAGCAACATCCGTGACATGTTAGACAAGTTTAAGGATGACGGAAGGCATGATCCCTTCTATTATCGCGAAGATGCAGGGGTGATCTATAATCGTACCTCGGATCGAACGCTAACCGGCCAACTTATTAATCAGTTGTCCATTCATCAGCTGAAGGATGTGGACAATCGAACTGTTGTTATTGATGGGGAGCCTTACATGGTCAACACGGTGAAATCAAGCACAACAGGCTGGTATCTGGTAGATTATATGCCGCTGTCAGCGATTTTGAAGCCGATCCATCAATCGAATCTATTATTTTATTCCTCGATGCTCTGCCTATTTCTAATGAGTTTTCTGGCAGCGTATATGTTATATGTTCAGGTACAGGTTCCGGTGAAGCAGCTGATTCGTGGTTTCCAACGCTTGAAGCAGGAGGATTATTCTGTTCGTATTCAGCCTAAAGGACGTAATGAATTTAGCTTCCTGTCCGAACGGTTCAATTCAATGGTAGATCAGATTCAGCAGTTGTTTGAACATGTGTATTTGGAACGAATTCATGTGCGTGAAGCTAGGCTGAAGCAGCTACAGTCACAGATTAATCCGCATTTCTTCTATAACTGCTTCTCCTTTATTACTAGTATGGCTAAGCTCAAACGGGTGGATGCCGTCGTGGCGATGTCCCATAATCTGTCTAGATATTATCGTTATACAACGAGACAGGAACGGGATGTCGTACCACTTACAGAGGAGATCGAATTCGTAAATTGTTACTTAGAAATTCAGAAGATGCGTATGGATCGCATTCACTACACCATTGACTTATCCGAAGATATACTGCTGCAGGAAGTTCCGCCACTGATTGTTCAGCCATTGGTAGAGAACGCGGTGATTCATGGGATTGAAGCAAGTGCTGAAGCGGGAGAGATCAAGATCACGGGGGAATGCCGAGATGGCATGATGATCCTTCAGGTCGAGGATGATGGTCAGGGGATGAATGCAGAAGGGCGAGAAGCTCTGCTGTTAAAACTCAGAGGAACGATGGATCAGGAAATGGGCTGTGGCCTGTGGAATGTGAACCAGCGTTTGCAGCTGAGATATGGTGAGAAGGCAGGTCTTCATATTGAAGAATCTCAGCTTGGCGGATTGCAAGTGACGTTAAGATGGTCTGTGGGTGCAGAGAAAATACCAGCATTACAGGCGCCGATGGATTAA
- a CDS encoding response regulator, producing the protein MIDILLVDDETYVTESLELTIPWGELGVTTVFRAASAKEALDIMEENAVDIVVTDIRMPGMSGLDLVAEVSTRWSHIRCILLTGHSDFEYAKKAIQLQAADYILKPVNDDEFMASVSAAITSLRDEWDEFDKYHRLLYSRKSDYKILRENLMHDLLLGREITARALGEQLQQYEIQMEPEQPAVMMLIRLAGRFSSMDQQSLDLMDFAVGNIAEEVFGPQFNVWFGHGPHECLVMLIQHQNLNGVEVMTQDEIKEPTATFREHVIRYLQGDISMVVTQPFAFEELTTAYRRGLGSLVLTGPEENMIQYLDTNTTKRSDNDAQALDELYKPPVLPQLLETKQWDAAARKLDAVFDEAERVRLSREHVYEMYLSVTNAFMYIAHKQGHLVHEIDHAGFDLLLAHQLIQSPEKLRRWATEMLTKLQEELSDQEGTQSRRHVIKQVQELVTRETGQELSVKMIADKVYLHPVYLSKIYKAETGEGLGDYMIRMRMERALYLLKNTNKKIYEITSELGYQNPQYFSKMFKKHYGMTPNEYRDQS; encoded by the coding sequence TTGATTGATATTTTATTGGTGGATGATGAGACGTATGTAACAGAAAGTCTGGAACTGACGATCCCTTGGGGTGAGCTTGGGGTAACGACAGTGTTTCGTGCTGCTTCTGCAAAAGAAGCATTAGACATTATGGAAGAAAATGCAGTGGACATTGTAGTGACAGATATTCGTATGCCAGGCATGTCGGGACTGGATCTTGTTGCAGAAGTCAGTACCCGATGGTCGCATATCCGTTGTATTTTGTTAACAGGTCATAGTGATTTTGAATATGCGAAAAAGGCAATTCAGTTGCAGGCTGCCGATTATATACTCAAACCAGTTAATGATGATGAATTCATGGCATCCGTATCCGCAGCGATCACGTCACTTCGAGATGAATGGGATGAATTCGATAAATATCACCGCTTGTTATATAGCCGCAAGTCCGATTACAAAATTTTGCGCGAAAATTTGATGCATGATCTATTGTTAGGCCGTGAGATTACAGCTCGGGCACTCGGTGAACAGTTGCAACAGTACGAAATTCAAATGGAACCAGAACAACCAGCTGTTATGATGTTAATTCGCCTTGCCGGTCGATTCTCAAGTATGGATCAACAATCATTAGATCTGATGGATTTTGCAGTGGGAAATATCGCGGAAGAGGTGTTTGGTCCACAATTTAATGTTTGGTTTGGTCATGGCCCTCATGAATGCCTAGTCATGTTGATACAGCATCAGAACTTAAACGGAGTCGAAGTGATGACTCAGGACGAGATTAAGGAACCTACCGCTACCTTCAGGGAGCATGTCATTCGATATTTGCAGGGAGATATCTCTATGGTCGTAACGCAGCCCTTTGCTTTTGAAGAACTAACGACGGCTTATCGCCGAGGATTAGGCTCACTTGTGCTTACCGGACCCGAGGAGAATATGATTCAGTATCTCGATACGAACACGACCAAGCGCTCTGATAATGATGCGCAGGCATTGGATGAGCTATACAAACCGCCAGTTCTGCCTCAGTTGCTGGAAACCAAACAGTGGGATGCAGCCGCACGTAAGCTTGATGCTGTATTTGATGAGGCAGAGCGTGTGCGATTGTCACGAGAGCATGTCTATGAGATGTATTTATCTGTAACGAATGCATTTATGTATATTGCGCATAAGCAGGGGCATCTCGTACATGAGATTGATCATGCCGGCTTTGACTTACTATTGGCACATCAGCTGATTCAATCACCCGAGAAGCTGCGCCGCTGGGCAACAGAAATGTTAACCAAGCTCCAAGAAGAACTATCGGATCAAGAAGGAACACAGAGCCGAAGACATGTTATTAAACAAGTCCAAGAGCTAGTCACCCGTGAAACAGGGCAAGAGTTATCTGTGAAGATGATTGCGGACAAAGTGTACTTGCATCCAGTATACCTTTCCAAAATCTATAAGGCAGAAACAGGAGAGGGTCTAGGGGACTATATGATTCGCATGCGCATGGAGCGTGCACTGTATCTATTGAAAAATACGAATAAAAAGATATACGAGATTACGAGTGAGCTTGGGTATCAAAATCCGCAATATTTCAGCAAAATGTTTAAAAAACATTACGGGATGACCCCAAACGAGTATCGAGATCAGTCGTAA
- a CDS encoding sugar ABC transporter, with protein sequence MRAQSTKKKFLSLLATTLSLTVVLAGCSGGSAEESAAPSTSGVQNEYKEKYDPEVTITTAWGIDPELKFKNGESMENNVATKWAKDKFGINIKSLWSVTDTNSAFATKLRLAMSSGQEMPDIVTIGQPDNLVAQDLIDSGMYQEVGPLFDKYASDTWKEAMAQDSNVWNQYSRDGKRMGIPVLDYAYNNDYLLWIRQDWLDKLNLEAPKTIDELEVVMEAFKNKNPDGLAPDKVTPLSIGFKTSMNTWMGDPSWIFGAYGTLPTQWNVGADGKLEYGSINPGMKQGLVKLNEWLTKGYIPQEAALWDENKTAEPAVAGTAGIIPGPYWMSGWPLADTVKNVSSAVWKPIEIPVGPEGKAMRHGTQFVNGVTLIKKDMQNPEAFFTYQNYLFDNYANPAPGSEYDNGLFEGYDFELDANGKQKRYEDIEGGYVNVVRYLLVRDGARIPDAQMKALMNLADGKEPETKLEKDVAANYGTETPAAAKVLLAQEDISFKNMFTGPTTATMKSKLDYLNKIENQTFNEIIYGKNPVDSFDTFVQTWKAGGGDQITQEVNEWYDGVRK encoded by the coding sequence ATGAGAGCGCAATCAACGAAAAAGAAATTTTTGTCGCTTCTCGCTACAACGCTGAGTCTGACTGTCGTTCTTGCAGGATGTTCAGGAGGCAGTGCGGAGGAGAGTGCAGCACCAAGTACATCTGGTGTTCAGAATGAATACAAAGAAAAGTATGACCCAGAGGTAACCATCACGACTGCATGGGGGATTGACCCTGAACTGAAATTCAAAAATGGTGAATCCATGGAAAATAACGTAGCGACCAAGTGGGCGAAGGACAAATTCGGCATTAACATTAAATCACTTTGGTCGGTAACGGATACAAACAGTGCGTTTGCAACTAAACTGCGTCTTGCGATGTCTTCAGGGCAAGAAATGCCTGACATTGTAACGATCGGCCAGCCAGATAACCTGGTTGCTCAAGATTTGATCGACTCCGGCATGTATCAGGAAGTAGGGCCATTGTTCGATAAATATGCTTCGGACACATGGAAAGAGGCTATGGCTCAGGATTCAAACGTATGGAATCAGTACAGTCGTGACGGCAAGAGAATGGGAATTCCCGTACTCGACTATGCATACAACAATGATTACCTGCTCTGGATTCGTCAAGATTGGTTGGATAAGCTGAACCTTGAAGCACCAAAAACAATTGACGAGCTGGAAGTTGTTATGGAAGCGTTCAAAAACAAAAACCCGGACGGTTTGGCTCCGGATAAAGTAACACCACTTAGCATCGGTTTCAAAACATCCATGAACACATGGATGGGAGATCCATCTTGGATCTTCGGTGCATACGGCACGCTTCCTACCCAATGGAATGTGGGAGCAGATGGCAAGCTGGAATATGGTTCAATTAACCCAGGCATGAAACAAGGTCTTGTTAAATTGAATGAATGGTTGACCAAAGGTTACATCCCTCAAGAAGCAGCACTTTGGGATGAGAACAAAACTGCAGAACCAGCAGTTGCAGGTACAGCGGGTATTATCCCTGGTCCTTATTGGATGAGTGGCTGGCCATTGGCTGATACAGTGAAGAACGTATCTAGCGCTGTGTGGAAGCCAATTGAAATTCCGGTAGGCCCTGAAGGAAAAGCAATGCGTCACGGTACGCAATTCGTTAACGGTGTTACGCTGATTAAGAAAGATATGCAGAATCCAGAAGCATTCTTCACATATCAAAACTATCTGTTTGACAATTATGCTAATCCAGCACCAGGCAGTGAGTATGATAACGGTCTCTTTGAAGGCTATGACTTTGAATTAGATGCAAACGGAAAACAAAAACGATATGAAGATATTGAAGGCGGGTATGTTAACGTAGTACGTTACTTGCTCGTGCGTGATGGCGCTCGTATTCCAGATGCACAAATGAAAGCCTTGATGAATCTGGCTGATGGCAAAGAGCCAGAGACGAAGCTTGAAAAAGATGTTGCCGCAAACTATGGTACAGAAACACCTGCCGCAGCTAAAGTGTTGCTTGCGCAGGAAGATATCTCATTCAAAAATATGTTTACTGGCCCTACGACAGCGACAATGAAATCCAAATTGGATTACCTCAACAAAATTGAGAATCAAACCTTCAATGAAATTATCTATGGCAAAAATCCGGTAGATTCGTTTGATACGTTTGTTCAAACGTGGAAAGCCGGCGGTGGAGATCAGATCACTCAAGAGGTTAACGAGTGGTATGACGGTGTAAGAAAATAA
- a CDS encoding ABC transporter permease: MRTLKRTWPFHVMLLPAIIFLIIFSYVPMGGIVMAFQNYKPWLGISGSDWVGLDNFRYLFEREDSLQVIWNTLIIAVLKLIFNLCVPFVFAILLNEVRKMAIQRTIQTLVYLPHFLSWVILGGILLDLLSTGGLVNRVLGSFGLGPYFFLGDNSLFRPTIILTDVWKEFGYNMIVFLAALAGINPALYEAAEIDGANRWKQTLHITVPSLVPMLMVVGTLALGNVLNAGFDQIFNLYNPLVYQTGDIIDTFVYRSALENGEMGFATAIGLFKSVISMVLILVSYSLAKKYAGYRIF; encoded by the coding sequence ATGAGAACTTTGAAACGTACTTGGCCATTCCACGTAATGCTGCTGCCAGCCATCATCTTTCTGATCATCTTCAGTTATGTGCCTATGGGCGGGATCGTTATGGCATTTCAGAACTATAAGCCATGGCTTGGAATTAGTGGCTCCGATTGGGTCGGATTGGACAACTTTAGATACTTGTTTGAACGTGAGGACAGCTTGCAGGTTATCTGGAATACATTAATCATTGCTGTGCTCAAACTGATCTTTAACTTATGTGTACCGTTTGTGTTTGCGATCCTGTTGAACGAGGTTCGTAAGATGGCTATTCAGCGGACCATTCAAACGTTGGTATATCTGCCTCACTTCTTGTCTTGGGTTATCCTGGGCGGGATTTTGCTAGACTTGTTGTCAACTGGAGGATTGGTTAACCGAGTATTGGGAAGCTTCGGACTCGGACCATACTTCTTCCTAGGAGATAACAGCTTGTTCCGACCAACGATCATTCTAACGGATGTGTGGAAGGAATTCGGTTATAACATGATTGTCTTTCTGGCTGCACTTGCTGGTATCAACCCGGCGCTATATGAAGCAGCTGAGATCGATGGAGCGAATCGTTGGAAGCAAACCCTTCATATCACCGTTCCGTCTCTCGTACCGATGCTGATGGTTGTTGGAACACTGGCACTGGGAAATGTATTGAATGCCGGTTTCGACCAGATTTTCAACTTGTACAACCCGCTCGTGTATCAAACAGGAGACATCATCGATACATTCGTATATCGCTCGGCACTGGAAAATGGAGAGATGGGCTTCGCTACTGCGATTGGATTGTTTAAATCCGTCATCAGTATGGTGCTGATCCTCGTATCGTACAGCTTAGCCAAGAAGTATGCCGGATACCGCATATTCTAA
- a CDS encoding carbohydrate ABC transporter permease — protein sequence MYHKTRSYRVFNVINICFLLLVAIMCIVPMIHVLAVSFSNKAAADANLVSLWPVGFSLEAYKKTMNNPIFLNSLWISLLRTVIGTAITLLITFLAAYPLSKENSEFKGRTIYSWIFVFSMIFNGGLVPFYMVIQKIGLMDSFWVLVLPGAVNTFLVILMLNFFRGIPKELEEAALMDGANHFRTLFSIFLPISMPSIATIALFSMVFHWNSWFDGLLYMNNAKDYPLATFMQTVIIKRDMSTMAMNPKELETISQTTVRAAQIFIGSAPILIVYPFLQRFFVKGMTLGSVKG from the coding sequence ATGTATCATAAAACGAGATCATATCGCGTGTTTAACGTTATCAATATTTGCTTTCTACTGTTAGTTGCCATCATGTGTATCGTCCCGATGATTCACGTACTGGCAGTCTCCTTTAGTAATAAAGCTGCTGCGGATGCTAACCTGGTCAGTCTCTGGCCAGTAGGCTTCTCGCTTGAAGCTTACAAAAAGACCATGAATAATCCCATATTCTTGAACTCTCTCTGGATTTCACTGCTTCGTACCGTGATTGGTACAGCGATTACCTTGCTGATTACGTTCTTGGCAGCCTATCCGTTGTCTAAAGAAAACAGTGAATTCAAAGGCAGAACGATCTATTCCTGGATTTTTGTATTCAGTATGATTTTCAACGGTGGACTGGTTCCATTCTACATGGTTATCCAAAAGATCGGATTGATGGATTCCTTCTGGGTGCTGGTACTCCCAGGTGCAGTAAACACATTCCTTGTCATCTTGATGCTGAACTTTTTCCGTGGTATTCCAAAAGAGCTGGAGGAAGCAGCACTGATGGACGGAGCGAACCATTTTAGAACATTGTTCAGTATCTTCCTGCCGATCTCCATGCCGTCGATCGCAACTATTGCATTGTTCAGTATGGTATTTCACTGGAATTCCTGGTTTGACGGTTTGTTGTATATGAACAATGCCAAGGATTACCCGCTGGCTACATTCATGCAGACCGTTATTATCAAGCGTGATATGAGTACGATGGCGATGAATCCGAAAGAACTGGAAACGATCTCTCAGACAACGGTAAGAGCTGCACAGATTTTCATTGGTAGTGCGCCGATTCTGATCGTGTATCCTTTCTTGCAGCGCTTCTTTGTTAAAGGTATGACACTGGGCTCAGTTAAAGGCTGA
- a CDS encoding glycoside hydrolase family 53 protein, whose translation MNNRYNGPFILGMDVSFMDEIEQHGGSFSDVDGKEQDLLSILKHNDTNAIRLRIWNDPAGGFCNLERTVAVAKRIKAHGLQFLLDFHYSDRWADPANQWKPKAWEELSYEELQRAVCNYTAEVLRTLKEHDALPDMVQVGNEITPGMLWDEGRVGGEEHDTDEQWERFAGLVKYGIAAVKSIDSDINIMIHIDRGGDNAESVKFYDRFEALGVEFDTIGLSYYPWWHGTLDALKENMHDLAKRYGKEIVVVETAYPWTLEELEGHEWIMRQEDMLLPEYPATVEGQRRYLRDMLQIIREVPGGLGVGFYYWEPAWIPSKPEWSVGHANNWANLAMFDYKGRKLESFAALTDGQDTLITK comes from the coding sequence GTGAATAACCGGTATAACGGACCATTCATTCTTGGAATGGATGTGTCATTTATGGATGAGATCGAACAGCATGGAGGCAGTTTTAGTGATGTAGATGGTAAGGAACAAGATCTGTTGTCTATTTTGAAACATAACGATACCAATGCCATTCGACTGCGGATCTGGAATGATCCGGCTGGTGGCTTCTGTAACCTAGAGCGAACAGTCGCTGTAGCCAAACGTATTAAGGCTCATGGGCTTCAATTTTTGCTTGATTTCCATTATTCAGACCGTTGGGCTGATCCGGCTAACCAGTGGAAGCCGAAGGCATGGGAGGAGCTGTCTTATGAAGAGCTTCAACGTGCGGTGTGTAACTATACGGCAGAGGTATTACGAACGCTGAAGGAGCACGATGCATTGCCGGATATGGTGCAGGTAGGTAACGAGATCACGCCTGGTATGCTGTGGGATGAGGGTCGAGTAGGTGGAGAGGAACATGATACCGATGAACAATGGGAACGCTTTGCAGGGCTTGTGAAGTATGGTATCGCTGCCGTGAAATCGATCGATTCAGATATTAATATAATGATCCACATTGATCGTGGCGGTGATAATGCTGAGAGCGTCAAGTTCTATGATCGCTTTGAAGCGCTCGGTGTAGAGTTTGATACCATTGGTCTCTCTTACTATCCTTGGTGGCATGGCACACTCGACGCATTGAAGGAGAATATGCATGATCTGGCGAAACGTTATGGTAAAGAAATTGTCGTTGTAGAAACCGCTTACCCATGGACGTTAGAAGAGCTTGAAGGTCATGAGTGGATTATGAGACAGGAAGATATGCTGTTGCCTGAGTACCCAGCGACCGTTGAAGGTCAACGTCGTTATCTGAGAGATATGTTGCAGATTATTCGCGAAGTACCCGGTGGCTTAGGTGTCGGATTCTACTATTGGGAGCCGGCATGGATTCCTAGTAAACCCGAATGGTCGGTTGGACATGCGAATAACTGGGCGAACTTAGCGATGTTTGACTACAAAGGACGTAAGTTGGAATCGTTTGCAGCATTAACGGATGGTCAAGATACATTAATAACTAAATAG
- a CDS encoding beta-galactosidase, whose product MTYKFPPVSSKAPHMLHGADYNPEQWLRYPEILEEDIRLMKLAKCNVMSIGIFSWVSLEPEEGVYTFEWLDQVLDRFAANGIYAFLATPSGARPAWMSAKYPEVLRVSENRVRNLHGFRHNHCYTSPVYREKVTAINSKLAERYSDHPAVIGWHISNEFGGDCHCDYCQAAFREWVQNKYTTLDELNHAWWTTFWSHTITDWSQVESPAPHGETQVHAMNLDWRRFVTDQTANFIVHETKPLKAKNPDLPVTTNLMEFYGGLNYWKFADILDFLSWDSYPTWHDADEDGKQASRIAMMHDIVRSIKGGQPFLLMESTPSSTNWQEVSKLKRPGMHLLSSLQAVAHGSDSVQYFQWRKSRGSSEKLHGAVVDHVGTEHTRVFQDVTDVGTALEGMEAIVGTAVPAEVAIIFDWENRWAVNDSQGPRNIGVKYEQTVEAHYEAFWKKGVAVDVIDMDADLSKYKLLVAPMLYLMREGVGERIEKFVENGGTFVATYWSGIVNENDLCFLGGFPGPLRKTLGIWSEEIDGLHDRELNGIIPEKGNELKLNTEYDAIELCDLIHLEGAESLATYRSDFYAGRPALTVNRLGSGKAYYMAARLKAPFYDDFYGSLIHDLNIERGLQTELPAGTTAHTRTDGTADYVFVQNYTSETKQVELDDQSYTDLLRGEAVPAQITLQPYDIRVLRRAVERK is encoded by the coding sequence ATGACATACAAATTTCCACCTGTAAGCTCGAAAGCACCACACATGCTTCACGGAGCAGACTACAATCCGGAGCAGTGGCTTCGTTACCCTGAGATCCTTGAAGAGGATATTCGCTTGATGAAGCTTGCCAAATGTAATGTGATGTCCATCGGCATTTTCTCTTGGGTATCCCTTGAACCGGAAGAGGGCGTATACACGTTCGAATGGCTTGATCAAGTATTGGATCGTTTTGCGGCAAACGGCATCTATGCTTTTCTAGCAACACCAAGCGGAGCGAGACCGGCTTGGATGTCTGCTAAGTATCCAGAGGTGCTGCGTGTGTCCGAGAACCGTGTTCGTAATCTTCATGGTTTCCGTCACAATCATTGTTATACTTCACCGGTTTATCGGGAAAAGGTGACTGCAATCAACTCCAAGCTTGCTGAGCGTTATTCGGATCATCCGGCAGTGATTGGTTGGCATATTTCCAATGAATTCGGTGGGGATTGCCATTGTGATTACTGTCAAGCAGCATTCCGCGAATGGGTTCAGAACAAATATACAACGCTCGATGAGCTTAATCATGCATGGTGGACTACATTTTGGAGTCATACCATCACAGATTGGAGTCAAGTTGAGTCTCCTGCTCCACATGGGGAGACACAGGTACATGCCATGAATCTGGACTGGCGCCGCTTTGTGACAGACCAGACAGCAAACTTTATCGTTCACGAAACTAAACCTTTGAAAGCTAAAAATCCGGATTTACCGGTTACAACCAACCTGATGGAGTTTTACGGTGGATTGAACTACTGGAAATTTGCCGATATTCTGGACTTCCTCTCCTGGGATAGTTACCCGACATGGCATGACGCGGATGAAGATGGCAAACAAGCATCCAGAATCGCGATGATGCATGATATCGTTCGTTCCATTAAAGGTGGACAACCATTCTTGTTAATGGAAAGCACACCTAGCTCAACGAACTGGCAAGAAGTGAGTAAGCTGAAACGTCCAGGTATGCACCTGTTATCTTCATTACAGGCTGTAGCGCACGGATCAGACAGCGTGCAGTACTTCCAATGGAGAAAGAGCCGGGGTTCTAGTGAGAAGCTACATGGTGCAGTGGTAGATCATGTTGGAACGGAGCATACACGCGTATTCCAAGATGTGACTGACGTAGGTACAGCACTAGAAGGCATGGAGGCGATTGTTGGAACAGCGGTTCCGGCAGAAGTAGCCATTATCTTCGATTGGGAAAATCGCTGGGCGGTTAACGATTCACAGGGACCGCGCAATATCGGTGTGAAGTACGAGCAGACGGTGGAAGCGCATTACGAAGCGTTCTGGAAAAAGGGAGTCGCTGTAGACGTTATCGATATGGATGCAGACCTCTCCAAATACAAATTGCTTGTTGCACCAATGCTTTACTTGATGAGAGAAGGCGTTGGAGAGCGCATCGAGAAGTTTGTTGAAAATGGCGGAACCTTTGTGGCAACGTACTGGTCCGGCATTGTAAACGAGAATGATCTATGCTTCTTGGGTGGATTCCCAGGTCCGCTTCGCAAAACGCTGGGCATCTGGTCAGAGGAAATTGATGGATTACATGATCGTGAACTTAACGGAATTATTCCAGAGAAGGGGAATGAGCTTAAGCTGAACACAGAGTATGATGCAATTGAGCTGTGTGACCTTATTCATCTGGAAGGTGCAGAGTCCCTCGCCACGTATCGTTCTGACTTCTACGCAGGACGTCCTGCATTGACAGTTAATCGTCTCGGATCAGGTAAGGCATATTATATGGCGGCACGTCTGAAAGCACCATTTTATGATGATTTCTACGGTAGCTTGATTCATGATCTGAACATTGAACGTGGATTGCAAACAGAGCTTCCAGCAGGAACCACTGCTCATACTCGAACCGATGGAACAGCAGATTATGTGTTTGTGCAAAACTATACATCGGAAACGAAACAAGTGGAACTGGACGATCAGTCCTATACCGATCTGCTTCGTGGAGAAGCGGTTCCGGCGCAAATCACACTGCAACCGTATGATATCCGTGTATTGCGCAGAGCTGTAGAGCGTAAATAA